One segment of Setaria viridis chromosome 4, Setaria_viridis_v4.0, whole genome shotgun sequence DNA contains the following:
- the LOC117854218 gene encoding acyl transferase 7, with the protein MRTAAAATVTRVVQRVVAPSAPTPRGELPLSWLDRYPTQRALIESLHVFKGRAGADAEAPARAIERALAAALVSYYPIAGRLAVSDDGDLVVDCTGEGVWFVEATASCTLEDVDYLEYPLMVPKDELLPHPTYPASDPLPEDSLILLVQVTRFACGGFVVGFRFSHAVADGPGAAQFMTAVGDIARGHAAPLVSPSWGREAIPSPGPGAAVGPLPVPTELRLQYLAMDISTEYIEHFKARFLEQTGHRCSAFEVLIAKAWQSRTRAAGFAPGSPVHVCFAMNARPAVAAMRGRPLPDGFYGNCYYIMRVSAAAEAVADASVYDVVRLIREGKKRLPSEFARWMGGGGGGDPYRITSDYRTLLVSDWSRLGFEEVDYGWGCPVHVVPLTNLDYIATCILVRPSAHKPGARLITQCVAADGVDDFHKGMMRLD; encoded by the exons ATgcggaccgcggcggcggccacggtgaCGCGCGTGGTGCAGCGGGTGGTGGCCCCGTCGGCGCCCACGCCCCGCGGCGAGCTCCCGCTCTCCTGGCTCGACCGCTACCCGACGCAGCGCGCGCTCATCGAGTCCCTCCACGTCTTCAagggccgcgccggcgccgacgccgaggcgccCGCCAGGGCCATCGAGcgcgcgctggccgccgcgctCGTGAGCTACTACCCCATCGCCGGCCGGCTCGCGGTCTCGGACGACGGGGACCTGGTGGTCGACTGCACGGGCGAGGGCGTCTGGTTCGTCGAGGCCACGGCGAGCTGCACCCTCGAGGACGTGGACTACCTCGAGTACCCGCTCATGGTGCCCAAGGACGAGCTCCTCCCCCACCCCACCTACCCGGCCTCCGACCCCCTCCCCGAGGACTCGCTCATCCTCCTCGTCCAG GTGACGCGGTTCGCATGCGGCGGCTTCGTGGTGGGGTTCCGGTTCagccacgccgtcgccgacggccCCGGCGCGGCGCAGTTCATGACGGCCGTGGGCGACATCGCGCGCGGGCACGCGGCGCCGCTGGTGTCCCCCTCCTGGGGCCGCGAGGCGATCCCgagccccggccccggcgcggcggtgggCCCGCTCCCGGTCCCGACGGAGCTCCGGCTCCAGTACCTCGCCATGGACATCTCAACGGAGTACATCGAGCATTTCAAGGCCCGGTTCCTGGAGCAGACGGGCCACCGGTGCAGCGCCTTCGAGGTGCTCATCGCCAAGGCGTGGCAGTcccgcacccgcgccgccgggTTCGCGCCGGGCTCCCCCGTGCACGTCTGCTTCGCCATGAACGCGCGtcccgcggtggcggcgatgcGCGGGAGGCCGCTCCCAGACGGGTTCTACGGCAACTGCTACTACATCATGCgcgtgtcggcggcggcggaggccgtggcGGACGCGTCGGTGTACGACGTGGTGCGGCTGATCCGCGAGGGCAAGAAGCGGCTGCCGTCGGAGTTCGCGCGGTGGatgggcgggggcggcggaggggaccCGTACCGGATCACGTCGGACTACCGGACGCTGCTGGTGTCGGACTGGTCGCGGCTGGGGTTCGAGGAGGTGGACTACGGGTGGGGGTGCCCCGTGCACGTGGTCCCGCTCACCAATCTCGACTACATCGCGACGTGCATCCTGGTCCGGCCGTCGGCGCACAAGCCGGGGGCGCGCCTCATCACGCAGtgcgtcgccgccgacggcgtcgACGACTTCCACAAGGGCATGATGCGCCTCGACTga